The genomic region TGTCGTCCCTGAAGCAATTCTACCGCTTCGCCCATGACGAGGGCACGCGCGCCGACAACCCGGCGCTGCGCATTGACGGGCCGGGTCGGGCCCGGCGTCTGCCCGGAACCCTGACCGAGTCCGAAGTGTCGCGGCTGCTGGACTGCGCGCGCGACCATGGCGCGGACCCCGCCACCCGCGCCCGCAACGCCTGCCTGTTCGAACTGCTTTATGCCGCCGGGCTCAGGGTCAGCGAACTGGTCGGCCTGCCCCATGCGGCACTGCGCGGCGCGCCCGAAATGCTGATGGTGCGCGGCAAGGGCGGCAAGGACCGCATGGTGCCGCTGTCCGATCCCGCGCGCACCGCCGCCGCCGTCTGGCTGACGCATCGCGACGCGGCCGAGGCCGCGCTTCGCGCCAGAGGCGGCGCCGCGTCGAAATTCCTGTTCCCCGCGCGCGGCGCCGAGGGGCACATGACCCGCGTTCGCTTTCACGGCCTGGTCAAAGAGGTCGCGGCCCGCGCCGGTCTGGACCCCG from Rhodobacter sp. harbors:
- a CDS encoding tyrosine recombinase, which produces MPGAGDSRWISAFLEAIAAEKGAARNTLLAYGRDLGHASDWLADRGRTLETATQDDLESYLVALDAEGMARATRARRLSSLKQFYRFAHDEGTRADNPALRIDGPGRARRLPGTLTESEVSRLLDCARDHGADPATRARNACLFELLYAAGLRVSELVGLPHAALRGAPEMLMVRGKGGKDRMVPLSDPARTAAAVWLTHRDAAEAALRARGGAASKFLFPARGAEGHMTRVRFHGLVKEVAARAGLDPERVSPHVLRHAFATHLLAGGADLRVIQTLLGHADLGTTEIYTHVLDDRLRALVMDHHPLARD